A stretch of Blautia liquoris DNA encodes these proteins:
- a CDS encoding DUF488 family protein, N3 subclade has product MNKIQLKRMYEDPAPEDGARILVDRLWPRGIKKENASLTDWWKDIAPSSNLRKWFGHQPERFRDFSGKYMSELNQSGAATKYKEEVRKMLKKSAVTLLYSAKDKERNNAVVLKHWLERDTRVHSIAEEHPPKDGLTISSPSGISSETNITYFSLGAGTDISAETYERPVIYIGMGGRGTFVVGNDSKKLSVGEGDVLMIPSGTLCGTETEEGFVYTEIIPKEELHMTKAVKAGEVFKLAELLPYEDDSIVNLDVIKNETVKFVVMAFDEGTGLSPHKAPGDALVFALEGKAVIGYEGQDYPIEAGQTFRFEKNGLHSVTADGRFKMALLLTLK; this is encoded by the coding sequence ATGAATAAGATTCAACTAAAGAGAATGTATGAGGATCCGGCGCCGGAAGACGGGGCAAGAATTCTGGTTGACAGACTCTGGCCGCGCGGTATCAAAAAGGAAAATGCTTCATTAACCGACTGGTGGAAGGATATCGCTCCTTCCAGTAACCTGAGAAAGTGGTTCGGTCATCAGCCTGAGAGATTCCGGGACTTTTCCGGGAAGTATATGAGTGAACTGAATCAGTCTGGGGCAGCCACGAAATATAAAGAAGAAGTCAGAAAGATGCTGAAAAAGTCTGCGGTTACCCTGCTGTATTCCGCAAAAGATAAGGAAAGAAATAATGCGGTAGTACTGAAACACTGGCTGGAGCGTGATACCCGCGTACATTCCATCGCCGAAGAACATCCGCCGAAAGACGGTCTGACGATTTCTTCTCCATCCGGAATTTCATCTGAAACGAATATCACTTACTTTTCACTCGGTGCGGGAACGGATATCAGTGCAGAGACCTATGAACGTCCGGTGATCTATATCGGGATGGGCGGAAGAGGAACCTTTGTTGTCGGAAATGACAGCAAAAAGCTGAGTGTCGGTGAGGGAGATGTGCTCATGATTCCATCCGGCACGCTGTGTGGAACAGAAACTGAAGAAGGATTTGTATATACGGAAATTATACCAAAGGAGGAATTACACATGACCAAAGCAGTAAAAGCAGGAGAGGTCTTCAAACTTGCGGAACTTCTCCCTTATGAAGACGACAGTATCGTAAATCTGGATGTAATTAAAAATGAAACCGTGAAATTTGTGGTGATGGCATTTGACGAGGGTACCGGTTTAAGTCCCCACAAAGCTCCCGGGGATGCACTGGTCTTCGCACTGGAAGGCAAAGCCGTCATCGGATATGAGGGACAGGACTATCCGATCGAGGCAGGACAGACCTTCCGATTTGAGAAAAACGGCCTGCATTCCGTGACCGCAGACGGAAGATTCAAGATGGCTTTACTACTTACGTTGAAATAA
- a CDS encoding cupin domain-containing protein has protein sequence MNKFNFTDYFQEPQKKIAKRMIFKSENVIAFILNIAKGEKLPEHSHLQSTLLLQVMKGSARVRTDGTETSLKPGELMQIDGQQKMEVLNTGEDVLRLYVTISPIGSENFASDADI, from the coding sequence ATGAACAAATTCAATTTCACTGATTATTTTCAGGAACCCCAGAAAAAAATTGCCAAAAGAATGATTTTTAAAAGTGAGAACGTCATCGCCTTTATCTTGAATATTGCAAAAGGTGAAAAGCTGCCAGAGCACTCACACCTCCAGTCAACCCTGCTCCTTCAGGTGATGAAAGGCAGTGCCAGGGTTCGCACGGATGGTACGGAGACTTCACTGAAGCCGGGCGAATTAATGCAGATTGACGGACAGCAGAAGATGGAGGTTCTAAACACCGGAGAGGATGTCTTACGCCTTTACGTCACCATTTCACCGATCGGTTCTGAGAACTTCGCATCCGACGCAGATATTTAA
- a CDS encoding GntR family transcriptional regulator has translation MEAGVNPSTMQKAMSRLEREELLYTERTSGRFVTEDRSMIDQTRKELAAIQIQQFMKKMNQMGFGKL, from the coding sequence GTGGAAGCCGGTGTGAATCCCAGCACAATGCAGAAAGCGATGTCCCGGCTTGAGAGAGAGGAACTTCTCTATACAGAGAGAACAAGCGGAAGATTCGTAACGGAGGATAGGAGTATGATTGATCAGACGAGAAAAGAGCTGGCAGCGATCCAGATTCAACAGTTTATGAAGAAGATGAATCAGATGGGATTTGGAAAACTTTGA
- a CDS encoding S66 family peptidase, whose amino-acid sequence MKKNGRFYDRGFTRKIPDRLKTNDKVAIVSLSSGILGETFAKHELEIGLRRLREYGLEPVIMENALNGLEDLDRHPEYRAQDLKDAFLDNSIKAVICAIGGDDTYRLYPYLMEDREFIQAVQNHPKIFTGFSDTTMNHLMFSRLGMVTFYGPNFLVDLAELAEGMLPYTAKSFEKFLETGEPFEIHSSLVWYKDRESYDETQIGMNRTTCIEEHGYEILNGSGIVQGKLYGGCIESIYDGFTGYDTCREEVDICKKYNIFPSLAEWSEKILFVETSESASTPEHLKEMLLELKDRKILQTVRGLIVGKPIDEEYYNEYKNVYYEVFADLNTPVLYNMNFGHSLPRCILPYGITAEVDYNDGRVRTVEKYLMDR is encoded by the coding sequence ATGAAGAAGAACGGACGGTTTTACGATCGAGGTTTTACGAGAAAGATTCCCGATAGATTAAAAACAAATGATAAAGTAGCAATCGTATCTCTATCAAGTGGTATATTGGGAGAGACGTTTGCAAAGCACGAACTTGAGATTGGACTTCGCAGGTTAAGAGAATATGGACTTGAACCAGTAATCATGGAAAATGCTCTAAATGGATTGGAAGATCTTGACAGACATCCGGAGTACAGAGCACAGGATTTGAAAGATGCATTTTTAGATAATTCTATTAAAGCTGTTATATGTGCAATCGGGGGTGATGATACATACCGATTATATCCATATTTGATGGAAGATCGGGAATTTATACAAGCCGTACAGAATCATCCAAAAATATTTACCGGATTTTCAGACACAACTATGAATCATCTGATGTTCAGCAGACTGGGGATGGTAACATTTTACGGCCCGAACTTTCTGGTTGATCTGGCTGAGCTTGCTGAAGGCATGCTCCCATATACGGCAAAATCTTTTGAGAAGTTTTTAGAGACAGGAGAACCTTTTGAGATCCATTCTAGTCTGGTTTGGTATAAAGACAGGGAGAGTTATGATGAAACACAGATTGGAATGAACAGGACCACATGCATAGAGGAGCATGGGTATGAAATATTGAATGGCTCAGGAATCGTTCAAGGCAAGCTTTACGGCGGGTGTATCGAAAGCATTTATGATGGTTTTACGGGATATGACACCTGCAGGGAAGAAGTAGATATCTGTAAAAAATATAATATCTTTCCATCTTTAGCAGAATGGAGTGAAAAGATCTTATTTGTAGAAACGAGTGAGTCTGCCAGTACACCGGAGCATTTAAAGGAAATGCTTTTGGAGTTGAAAGACAGAAAGATTTTGCAGACGGTCAGAGGTTTGATTGTCGGCAAGCCGATAGATGAAGAATATTACAATGAATACAAAAATGTATATTATGAAGTTTTTGCTGATCTAAACACTCCTGTTTTGTACAATATGAATTTCGGGCATTCTCTTCCACGTTGTATCTTACCTTATGGAATTACCGCGGAAGTTGATTATAATGATGGAAGAGTAAGGACTGTTGAGAAATATTTAATGGATCGATAA